The sequence TGCTCTCTTTCTCGCTTGCTCTCGGAGGAAGCTTTCTGTCGACCAAGAAAGGGAGAGGCACCGCCGATCTCACGGGACTTCCTCCACGATCTTTAGCATGCCTCTATCTGTAGAGGGATTAAGAGCAAAAGTCAATGAAATAAAACCCTAATTCTACCGAACCGTCTCTGAAAAGAAtcagaagagaaaagaagagtcaGGCAGGCTTCCATTGCATGGTAGAATAGGCGGCGTGGGCGAGAATAAGGCAGCCAAAACCCCCCATGAATCCAACTCCCATCTCTCCGAATTCTTCTGAATCTAGCTCGCAGAGAGAGATTGGAGGACGAGACGGCGTTAGGAACGGCTTTATTTGGTCTCAGGCCGGTCCGGTTCAAAATtcgggattttttttgtccatgATTGGACTGGGACCGAGGGGTTGAGGTTGTATCGTTCGCATGAAAGAAATTCACCTTCCTTGGAGGGCCGTCAACGAAGGAgttttttagccaaaaaaaaaacgaagttCAGAGTGCTTGGAGATTTGTGGGGACAAATATCCAACAGTCGAAAtgagatcaatcattcttttgcaTGACCCGGATCCGACCCGGACTCGAATTTCTTGGGTCAGGTTCAagttatacatggacccgacccgatccgacctgaaTGATCTATTAcgtcaaaaattgtagccgtAGATCCGATCCGATCTTCAATTGGGTCGGGGTCACTCAAGACCCGACCCAATCTGACCCATTGGCACTCCTAGTTGCATGATGCCATCGTCACAAGCTATTGTAACTTTGTAACTCTTTTATGTGTCTATACATATTCATTGTATTTGTCCACCATATACTTGGTGCCGCTAATTTATTTGAACAGAAATCTGTCCTGCACTCTCCGCTCAAGAAAAAATTGATTGATATTTATAGCACAATTAAATAAATTAGCGGTGAATATTTCAAACTATTCAAAGAAGATACTGTTCAAGTTTCTTATTACTAAACAGACGGCTGTTACTCATTAGGAACTTAcgtcttttttatttatttatttattttttaagaatCATGAAAATGGTTCTCTTGTTTTCATTAATGTGTGTACTGTACCGTTTATCCTTGTTTTCTGCACGATTTCTGTTCTTCGACACGAGAAAGTTCGCAAataccaaaattaatattttaattatatttttgatgatgatatcagaatttctttttaaaaaatcaaaCTGTTTCTCAATTACATCATCTGAAATTGTTGCGATTCATTCACTGATGTGGTATAGCAATTGCAGGATCCAACAGTAGTCAAGGTAATTGAAAGACCATTGACTGAGGACGAGCGGTTCTTACTGGCCTTTGCAGCACGGCGTATTGCATTGTCTATCTGCCCAGTCAAGCTGGCTCCCAAATAGATCTTCTGGCTCTCAGTTTGAcaactttttcttcctttgggaTAAGAGAGGTGCATGGTATAGGAACCTGATTGTTGTCACCATATGATATCTGGAGAATAGCACATTACGAAGGACATCACAGAGATCCAATCATGTTACTTTTTGTTTAGGTACCACTAGAAGATACAGTTAATGATattcaataaatttattttagttAAACTCATGACTGGATCTAGTTATGACTTGTGAACtagttttatttcttttgatgcTTAAACATGGATTTGACCTAATTATGACTTTCGAAATCATTTGCTTTACTTTGTAACTTAATCACCGATGGACTGGTAGCCTGTGAGGGGTTGTCTGATTTCACTGGCACAATAAATTCTGTGATGCATTTTAAATATTCATTATACCGAACTGAGAAGAAATGAGAACCTATCCAAAAGCACAGCTAAACACAAAATATCATGATTTGTTTGCATTAGATTGCTGTGGCAAGAAGCTGGTAATCCAGTGGGTGCTGTACCTGCATTGAATGACTTACATAGGACTCCATATGGAGGAAAAACAATATCTGCAACCAACGAATGTTTTCCCGTTTCATGCGAAGGTGCTGAGATGTTCGCTGATCCCGTGTTACAAGGGTagcctattaaaaaaaaaaaaaaaacttctttccGAAGTCAATCGGATCTTTGCCGAACTTGTTGGAATCATATGATTGGTTATTATTACATTGGCCTTGTAAACATTTTGATGTTCTGTAAAATTGTCATTCGATAGTTTCCTCTAAGGCCGGGCATATTAAATGATGATGCATatgcatagaaacatcaaaaaaaacccCTCGGCACCTTCAAAATCAGGTTACAAACCTGACAAGCTTGATAACCTGATTCCACCATATAGCCTGCAAGCAAACCATAACAGACATTCTCTTTTATAAACCGTAATGCTGACATCAAAATGCTGCTTATGTCAGTCCCTGCAAAAAATACTGTGGACGGTTGCACATCAAAATGCTCCATACAGCAGTCTGTAAAAAATAAACTGTGGATATCTACCATTATTAACTAATAATTTATGTAAGAAACATTTATCCACAGAATCAAAATGTCATAACCTGCTGCATGTGTCGCCAATTTGCAAGGCCATCTTTGCAATAGAAAACAAGATGATACTACTCTATGTACACATTAGTACACTACCAGCTTACCATGCATACTTAAATACATCCATGCAGATGTGGCTTTCTGTATTTATCGTCAGGTATAAGAGCGGATTCTCACACGTCTTCCATCACCTTGTGAAACAAAACCTTGAAGAAACACCTTCTGATACAAGTCAATTTACATATATACAACTATACATCCGCATGTCAATGGCATATAACATCTGTCATGGGGAAGCAGATCGGAGATCAATAATCTCAAACCTCAAATTTGGATTGATGTAAATATTGGAGCAGTTCTCATAAACGGGACTGCCATCAGCAGTTTCTGGATGAGTATGGAAACCCCTTTCCTCGCATTCTTTTAGGACAGTAATCCCTCCTGGGTCAGTTAGCCGGAAAATACCAGAAGTCCtgcatcaatcaaattgaaaagTATTTAAACTTGCATTTGCAATATGTAAATGAGATTCTATGATCATATTTCTGAGATATTAATCCATCGGACATTTTTATAGGACAATAAAGGCTTGAATTAACAGGCCTTGATGTGAGCAAACACGTGGGCCAAGAATGGACGTGTTGGATCATTTTCTGGGCAAAGCACTCAAAGGGATTTTATTTTATAAGCTTATGAATTTTCATCGGGTTCTATGCATGCAGTTGAAGCATGGATCAATGCGGTTGGCCAATTTCTGTTGTGTGATCAACGGTACACTAAAGGTTGTTCATGGTGCTTGTTATGTAGGAAGAGGATGTGGGGTCATCTTATCTTTGTCGTTCAATGTGACAATTTCTAGCAAGCTAGAGATTTCTTAATaagcatgttgagcttgttggaCTACAAATATCTAACTTATATTTGACCGCGCAAACCTGGTACTTTTCAGTTGAAAAGCACATTCAGAGGGTCTCGTGAATCAAATACTCAAGAATCTTGTCTTGTAGCTAGACCAAGATTCATGATTACCAACAAGAGGAAAAATGGGTGGCACGAAAGCATTTATTTTCAATGCCTATTTCTTTACCTATGATACAGGGAGTAGAACTTACCTTGTAGGATCTGTTGGAGCCATAACAATAGCAACAGCCTCTGGTAGCATGACCTAAACACACAACTGACTGTTAAAAATGTGGTGATTGGAAAGACCACTATATCTCTGAAAGTGGAGAATAACAACTACAGAAATCTCATGCAAATCAGTTGGTAAAAGCGAAGAAAGATATAAGGTACTGAGACCTCCACAATTAACAAAGTTTGATCTAATAATGCTTTGACTCTGAAATCACTTGTCCTTGATTCAGATCCCTAAACTTAAAAGTGAAGTTGCATCCTTCCAATACTTAGAAACCCACAAAGGCTGACCACAAACCAGTCACTGTGGTTTGCTTAGGTTACAACAAggtttgaaaaaagaaaatgattgtATAAGCACATTTCCAAATGCACGTGGTCCTTAACACCAATGTTGCCTACataatgaaaattacaaaaTGTCCTCACTGAAAAGCAGAGCATAaccaggggagggaggaggccgtGGGAAGGGATGGTGTGTGTGGGCATAAAAGTGATATTTTGCTGATGAATGGTATTTTTCTTCAGCCTTCTACGAAATCCATTAGCCGCGCATTGCATGTTTGCATATTATGTGCAATGAGAAACCTGCTGTGAAAGCATGGCAACACCGATCTTTTTCAGAATCAACCAAAAATAAATGGAATTAGAGCTAAAATTTATTAATTTCTATCTTGAAAGTAACTATAAGCATCCCACCatgattttatttctttaaaattgatgattctcctggatcaaaaatatattttagataAATTGTCATTTTCTGCTGTGCGTGCTACAAGCAGAGCACAGAGTCATCTTGCACTAGGACGAACCAATCAAACAGATTGAAAATGCAAACTACACTATATAAATTTCACAAACATATGTTAATCAAACAAAAAGTTAATGCAAGTGTCCTTGTACCTGGTAAGAGTATTGAGTATGCAAATCTATTGATGATAGGAAGCAAGTTTGAGAAGGGTGCGtctgcaaaagaaaaatattttcagaACGAAAAATGACAAAGAATTGAAAGAGCCGTCAAGGTTCTACGGGGAACAGTGATCAATCAATTCCATAGGGAAGAATTATATCCTAACTATCACAATCAATAACAAAAACAAAGAGTTCAACTAAACATTAGTTCAtacataacaaaaataaaaatcaaatttaattatCATGAACAGAAATAACCACCCAAAGTGTACGTAACAATTCACGCCTACAAGCATGGTTCGTGCATACTCACATTGAATGGATGTGAAGATGTCAATATCACTTATAGCAAGGTTGGAGGAACcgtctcgaaccaggtggttccGAGCCGTACTAGTGGCTCACTGGTACAGTTCTGGCAATGGACACGAGACTCGTTGCcaaagcccaaaaaaaaaagagtgagcggacgggggagggagagagagggagaggtcgGTATGCCATCGGAAGCCGGAGGCCGCAGCAGGTGAGGCGGCGGCTGATTctcctgtttcgaacgaaataggGGTCCAGTAGCAGCTAaaaaattttgtaatttttaagtgaagtcgaaaACTcacttgccgacttcacttaaaaatcacgAAAACTAAAGCGGTCAGACCCCTGTTTCATTCGAAATAGGGGAACGGGCCGCGCCTCGCCTGTCGCGGCCTCCGCCGGCGTCCGCCAGCCTCCCTCCGTCTCTCCCCTTTCTCTCTCCCATGATATAGTTGACTCTGTCGGTATAGGCCCGGCATGGTCTGTACCAACCCATCCCACCAGTTCTTCGGTACAGTGCCCGGTACCGGTTCCTCCAACCTTGACGTATAGATTTCAAGTGCCATCAACAAGATGACAAGTCAACatgaaatatgatttgaaacatgtCAGCATGCCTAAGTTGGCAATTCATAACCCTTTGGGCCATGGCGGCCTGTGCTCCTAAGATCATAGAAGCAATGctgcaaaaaaaaagatttgttgCAATGTACCTCCATAGGAACCAACAATAGAAACACGTGACATATTTGCAGAAATAGAGATTTTAGGCGCAATAGAAAGGATTCTATAGAGGCTTATTTGACCCAATTGCACCAAGTTATTTCAGCTTCACAGTTTCTTTTCCTTACTATTACCAACGTAAAATTGTAAATTATGATTATGCAAGACATGGTAACAAAAAATGGAACTAATATTTCTTACCAGAAATTTTTTAAGTTAAGATTCCTCATCTGTAATTATAGATTTAGCTGTAACCCACACATTTTATTAACGAAATAATTGTTTTGTGGATGGTTGCTGGATTCTCATCATAGTACTTGTGAAGGTTGATTATTTAATGTGCGGAACATACTAACTCTAGCATCCACATTCATGCTACACTAGCAtgtgaataaataaaaaattggacACATGCACACATAAAAATGCCTCTCAACACACTTCTAATGTTGACAAGATACTAATGCAGACAAATCAAATACGATAGGAAGTCAGACCAAGACATGCCACTGTTAAACCTCATAGAAACAAAATGTTACTTAAAAAGAAGTTCTACACCAACGCAGGATTAAAAAACCACCTATACCAGCCCCTTGCCGGCTGATAAGTACTAAACCATCCAGAGACTGGTAATGGAGATCCCGGTATGTGCTGAATTTGGCATACCGGGCTCATAATACATGGTATCAAGGCAAATCAACCCCATACTGATCTCAAACcacactttctctctctatttttgcTAATTTGTACCAAAGTCTACTGCCCCCATATCAAGGATCGTACTGTACTGGCGTTAATAAAGTAGCAATCTTCAAGATTTAAATGCTTAATGCCAACAACTGGACCAGCTTCAAGGATTATATTCCaccattagtttttttttaagccAAATAGAAATTGTTCCTTTCTTTTACTACCTACATTCAAGTAATTTGATATCTGTCATTCAATCTCTCTTACCGCACAAACTATCTCAAGTTGTTCTTCCTCATCTTATCCTCCATAGCTTCTACTTATAATTTTTCCTTAGGTATCTGTATCTAATGCTTAAGTACTTAGTTTTACCATAATAAGCATGTCAACCTGTTTCCCATGGTTTGATCTTGACTACATGCTCCCTCTTCACTACCTGACAGTCTGATCCACACAACAAGTTCATATAATTATTTACTGAGTTATAGCATAATTATGATTCAAAGTTGCAATTTAttatttcatgttgcttcagTTTTATCTAAAAATCCTCAATCAAGTTCCCAGCATATTGCACAATAAAATCAAGGCGGttaaaataaaatgatattttCAGTAAGTCACATTATGTTGTACTTCTAATAAAATCCTCGTCTGCATAGTGTCCTACTAAGTTTTTAAAGGTCCTAAGTTCATAATGGTACCCAAGCAATGCCCAATCTGGACATATTGTCAATTCTTTTTGTCTTGGTATACTCAAAGTATTTAGTTAATATGGTAGATTTTACATAATTCTCCACTTCACAACcttaaacaaaaggaaagaattGGGATTAGACTAGTATATATACTTGAAGAACTGCTACATGTTCCAAATAAAATCAAGCTAACTTCTCCAAAACAAGGTTAACACTATATAAGTAAAAATTGAATAGTACTTATAGTACCAAGTAGCTACCTCAATTTGTCAACTCATATTTTCACATGCATTGCAATGAATATTATGCATTTCAACTAGTATCCCACCCATTCAGCAATTCAGGAAAGAAATGTGACTAGACAATTAAAATGGAAACTGATCGCTTGGCATTAATCAGAATGGTAAACAGAAAATGGCATATCCTGTCTATCCATAGGAATATATTCGATGAATATCAGGAGCAAGTGTACTAACTTTATTTTGCCGCAAAAGTTTAGGAAAGCCAGTTGGGTTGCTAATTGGCTTGAGAAACAGGAGAAAAAATCAAGGAGTTTTGTACAATATATATGGTTGCCACAAGACAAATGAGGTTATCACTAGAAGTTAGTACCTCAAtagaatttaataaaaattctCATTTATTCTGGGAATAACAGAATACTGCCAATATTGCTTGCATGGCATCCCATGAACAATGAGAAATTCGTAAAATGCAGAAAATGGAAACAGAAGTTCAGATACAAACATGAATCCATCCTGCTGGAAAGAGGGACTGTTCATCCAATATGGCATGTATTTCCTCCTCATTTAATGCCTGACACTGTCATGCAGTTCAGCTGGTAACTGGTGGGAGAATATATGAAACtaaagagcaaaaaaaaaaatggagaatattgaaaatattttaagaaaaacgaAGTAAATAAATTCAGTTATTGACATACTGAACTGGAAGTTGTTTCCTGCTTTGGTATTATTAGCGTGGTTACATAGAAAGTCCGATCCTTCTGCATTCATAAGGTCAATAATTAATTTCCCAAATatgttttcaaaaaaattcaaacatTTGCTATCCGTATCTTCAATAAAAAGAGaccaaaaaaatgataatagcAAAAATTATTTCAAGAACTTAAAAGGTATCTGTTAATTAACGAAGTATCAAGCTTACAAGGAAAGCACCAAGGATCCCACAAGTCTCTAAGTTCTTGTCTGTATTGTCTTTAGCAAGTTCCATAAATTCTTCCATCAATCTCGCTGACTGCAAAACAAACATATGAGTGACTCAAATCTGAGGACAAACAAGCAAAATACTATAGGGGGCCGGTTCTATGCACACAAAAAGCTCATTCTGCCATGTGGCACAAGGAGGTTGGTATCAGCAACAGGAATTACTGCCACTACAGGGGCCAATTTATCAAGAAGCTACCAGCCCAGCATTAGTGGGCCCAAGCAATTTTTTGTGTGCATGTAACCAGGTCCCAAAAGCATTTTCTGACAAACAATGCAGGGTCATCAGAACAAAGCAAAAATTTAGTAGCCTGCACACCATGCTAACCGAAGATGCCCAGCATTGCATGCAATTAAAGGAGCATTACAGAAATAGAAGGTCAGAACTTACTATATGCATGTTGTGAATACCAGTCGATGTTGAAGACTCTCCGCATACAGGGACCAAATGCTCATTTGTCGTTTCAGGAAAGATGACATGAGAAACTTGGCCAACAAGTGGAAGATCTTCTATCCAAGAAACAGCAGGAGAAGGAGAGTACTGCCCAACAGCATGTAATGTGCTATCATGATCTCTCACTGCTGTACGAGCCATTGGAAAGGAGACATGCAAAGGTGTGCAAGTACTATTTGCATCTACTGCAATCCCAGATTCCAGGTTGATATTATCCATGAAGGCATTGCTATCAAAACTGTCACTTTTCACAACAGATGGGTTATTGTTTTGGGAGAACTGTTGTACAGCAATGTGAATTGAACTATCCAATGTAGAAATATTAATGATATGAATGAGGGATATGATACCTATCACATGTTCTGATTGACCTGCAGTATGTTGCCTGCAAACATTTAAAACTTGATTGATGAATATGGAAACTGGGAACCACAGTGGTCAAAATATGTCAGCCATCATAAGTGGCAATGAGCCTAAACTTGAATATCTATTTAAAATCAATGAATAGCAACAGTGCAACTGTGAACGTGATAGCAAGGGAACATGAAGCAAGCGAAGAGGTCTGATTTGCCATCAGGAGTCTCTTGGTAGAACATCAAGAATCTGATCTTTAGATGGGGCAACTTATAGAGGAATTTCACGAATGATGTTACTTTTTTCATAGTAAATGAAGTTTGATGTTGTCGTGTAACATCGAATATATATAAATTGAAGGACTTGGTCCCATGTTGATTAACCTTGATATATGGAAGCATCTACTATGGATAGACCAAGTTTTGACATCAAGTAATCAAAATAAAACCTGTCAACCACAGCttatattttgaaaagaaaaggatTACTATTTTCAGATCTGGCAATAGCTAGGCCTGAAATTTCTACAATTACATATTTGTAGATGATGTGACTTTGGTTTGGGGTTCTCAAGCTAGCTTAATATGACCAGCACCCTATCCATTGCTCTTGAAAGCATAGGTTGTGATACTATAGCATCACATTAGTAAGTAGCATGGCTTCATACTGTACTATAACATAAGCATTATAGATAACAAGACAAGCTTAGCAACAAAAATAAGACagaataaataatattatacacTATGTAGGCATATGGATCTTAAGAAAGATCATTGTCAGCATGTGAAAGGCAATGGAAGCTGGTACAGAAAAGCATCCGTGTTTACATGTTGAGTGTTAGTATTAACATACCCTTGCTCTAAAACAGAAACTAAGAAGTGACCTTTTATAGTATGACTCATCTAAACACCAAGCGAGGAGGGCCTAGGTCTTACAGGCAAATTCATGGCTGAATTTAGAGATTCTCATTGAGGGACTTACCTATAGGAGACCCAGTGATAACTATGTGAGCAGGCCACCTATTAAGAAAGACAGACAACCActtttcatcttcttttcttGTAGGAATGGGATGGAACACTGTAAATGTGACATTAACTTTTTAAAGTGAGGACCTTAAATCACGTGCCTGAAACTTGCTAAATCTGACGGAGTACTTCATGCAGCCTGCAACTATAGTGTCTCTTCCTAGCGTCTTCCATATATTCTACTTTGAATTCACCAAAGTAAGAGGCATCACAACAATTTGCATTGCATTAGCATCCAGTAGCTACTGCAGGAAATAAATGGATTACTTGTGCTGTCAAAATAATGTTGAAAGTATTTGCATAGTTGATTTACTCTTGATGAGTGTAGTCTTTCACATTGGGCAGCCCTTAACCTTTCAAAAATCTGTTAAAACAACAGAgcttcaagaaaacaaaagaaaacttaCAAAATAATGCAACAtcaaaaaatcattagaaaccGTTTTTCAATCTAAGGAACTTAAAACACCAATCATATACATTCATGCTGAAACttgaaacaacaaaaaatacTTATCAATCATTGAAACTTGATTATTGGTAATATTGCATGAAGTGTAAGTGTGGACTACAAGATCTTTCTTCTTTGCATAAACTTAAGACATCAATATATTTAAAGAAAGAATCCTCCCCTGAATTTCTTGCAACCCAACATCTATGTCCTCTCAAATCTACTAAAGActtataaaattaaatttaatcaTGTAGATATGCCTCCTAGAGGCTTGACATCTTACCATGAGCAAGTTCactcaaaaaaagagaaaaaaatctttAGCCTTTAGAGCCTGTTTGGCATTGCttttatttcttgttttctatttttaaaaacaacattacaaaaatcaaataaaaaatatgttttatactattgtttttattttctattttaaaaTCTACTTGAATTATTGTTGCCACCATCGTTGCCGCCATCATTGTCAACACACCATAGCTACCATTATCGCCACCTCCACCATACCACTGGCACCTTCACCACCACTACCATCGCCATGACCAACACGACTATCAACTCTTCCACTATATCATCGTTACCATAGCCATTGCCTCCACCACATCGTTGGTGCCCTCACCACCACCATTGTCACCACTGCATCGTCTCCACCACATCACCGTTGCCAACGTATTTTGAACTGGTACTAGTAGGCGTACCGATGGTCTGCCAAACCGGTTCATCGTTCTCGGTACCGGGCCTGTACCAAGAGCCGGAGCCGGAGAAGACGAGGTGAAAGAAAGAGCGagcgagagagggagaaggagaggcctcCGCCGCCCACAGAGGGCCGCGGGGGGCCGGCGgaggcctctccttctccctccctcctccgctcgctctctccttctcttcttcttcttctccagctCTGGCTAAGTTCTGTCGGTACGGGCTGTGTACCATTTTCCACGGCTAAACCGTACCGGTTAGAGTCCGGACCGATACGATACTGGCTGAATCGGCCCATACGGTATGGGCCGATTCAGCATACCATGACTGCTGCTATCATCACCACCTTTACTTTACCACCATCAAACCAACCACCAACACTATCACCACCTCTACCACTGCTACAACTACCACCATGTCCATCACCATCAATATgttgattttttaaaaataataaaaaataattgacTATAACAAACATGTTTACATTTtttaaattagaaaaataacagaaaattttaatttttttatttatgaaaatataaaaaggAAAGTGATGCCAAACAACACCTAATATTTACGGGTTTTAGCCAAAATCACCAAAATGGAAAAAATGGAGTGAAACTGATAAATTTCAGCCAAAATCAGATGAAACTTCCATAAATCAAATAGCTCTAATATATTATAGAAAGAAGGGTGACATTAGGTTGACAGCAGTTGCAAAGTGCAgctcaaaccatgaaacaaattCAACCTAGTGTATATCTTGGACCCCATTGTATATTTTTCTCCTTAATTCTACTGTGTAAGATTTTAGAATTTATACCTAGAGAATGGTTCCATGGCATGATCTAAGAAATGCCTCGACAGTAGCCTTATTATTATAGTAAAATCTTATTAAGCACgtagaaaaactcaattttaaaCCAATAAATACACATTTGTATGGGACAAAAATCTGCAGAATACTGTCACAGTGGCATACCTTCTCGTCATTGTTCTCAATCCATTTTTGAGATGTCAAACTGGAATCATCTTTACTATCCTTAGACCTCCTTGTAAGCTGACTGCCAGTCTCATTATTATTTCTACCAAAGAGTGTCTtcaatttttcaagttctttggaGAATTCGTGC is a genomic window of Phoenix dactylifera cultivar Barhee BC4 chromosome 4, palm_55x_up_171113_PBpolish2nd_filt_p, whole genome shotgun sequence containing:
- the LOC103715835 gene encoding AMSH-like ubiquitin thioesterase 2 isoform X2 codes for the protein MPEAPVKSSIQEHESDDERSTALADNGEDKKLMSEIIPQHRSFSKYAKKEKLHHKKILHEFSKELEKLKTLFGRNNNETGSQLTRRSKDSKDDSSLTSQKWIENNDEKATYCRSIRTCDSFDSNAFMDNINLESGIAVDANSTCTPLHVSFPMARTAVRDHDSTLHAVGQYSPSPAVSWIEDLPLVGQVSHVIFPETTNEHLVPVCGESSTSTGIHNMHISARLMEEFMELAKDNTDKNLETCGILGAFLKDRTFYVTTLIIPKQETTSSSCQALNEEEIHAILDEQSLFPAGWIHTHPSQTCFLSSIDLHTQYSYQVMLPEAVAIVMAPTDPTRTSGIFRLTDPGGITVLKECEERGFHTHPETADGSPVYENCSNIYINPNLRFEIIDLRSASP
- the LOC103715835 gene encoding STAM-binding protein-like A isoform X6: MPEAPVKSSIQEHESDDERSTALADNGEDKKLMSEIIPQHRSFSKYAKKEKLHHKKILHEFSKELEKLKTLFGRNNNETGSQLTRRSKDSKDDSSLTSQKWIENNDEKATYCRSIRTCDSDSFDSNAFMDNINLESGIAVDANSTCTPLHVSFPMARTAVRDHDSTLHAVGQYSPSPAVSWIEDLPLVGQVSHVIFPETTNEHLVPVCGESSTSTGIHNMHISARLMEEFMELAKDNTDKNLETCGILGAFLKDRTFYVTTLIIPKQETTSSSCQALNEEEIHAILDEQSLFPAGWIHTHPSQTCFLSSIDLHTQYSYQVSHCT
- the LOC103715835 gene encoding AMSH-like ubiquitin thioesterase 2 isoform X7, whose amino-acid sequence is MDNINLESGIAVDANSTCTPLHVSFPMARTAVRDHDSTLHAVGQYSPSPAVSWIEDLPLVGQVSHVIFPETTNEHLVPVCGESSTSTGIHNMHISARLMEEFMELAKDNTDKNLETCGILGAFLKDRTFYVTTLIIPKQETTSSSCQALNEEEIHAILDEQSLFPAGWIHTHPSQTCFLSSIDLHTQYSYQVMLPEAVAIVMAPTDPTRTSGIFRLTDPGGITVLKECEERGFHTHPETADGSPVYENCSNIYINPNLRFEIIDLRSASP
- the LOC103715835 gene encoding AMSH-like ubiquitin thioesterase 2 isoform X4, with amino-acid sequence MSEIIPQHRSFSKYAKKEKLHHKKILHEFSKELEKLKTLFGRNNNETGSQLTRRSKDSKDDSSLTSQKWIENNDEKATYCRSIRTCDSFDSNAFMDNINLESGIAVDANSTCTPLHVSFPMARTAVRDHDSTLHAVGQYSPSPAVSWIEDLPLVGQVSHVIFPETTNEHLVPVCGESSTSTGIHNMHISARLMEEFMELAKDNTDKNLETCGILGAFLKDRTFYVTTLIIPKQETTSSSCQALNEEEIHAILDEQSLFPAGWIHTHPSQTCFLSSIDLHTQYSYQVMLPEAVAIVMAPTDPTRTSGIFRLTDPGGITVLKECEERGFHTHPETADGSPVYENCSNIYINPNLRFEIIDLRSASP
- the LOC103715835 gene encoding AMSH-like ubiquitin thioesterase 2 isoform X1, with amino-acid sequence MPEAPVKSSIQEHESDDERSTALADNGEDKKLMSEIIPQHRSFSKYAKKEKLHHKKILHEFSKELEKLKTLFGRNNNETGSQLTRRSKDSKDDSSLTSQKWIENNDEKATYCRSIRTCDSDSFDSNAFMDNINLESGIAVDANSTCTPLHVSFPMARTAVRDHDSTLHAVGQYSPSPAVSWIEDLPLVGQVSHVIFPETTNEHLVPVCGESSTSTGIHNMHISARLMEEFMELAKDNTDKNLETCGILGAFLKDRTFYVTTLIIPKQETTSSSCQALNEEEIHAILDEQSLFPAGWIHTHPSQTCFLSSIDLHTQYSYQVMLPEAVAIVMAPTDPTRTSGIFRLTDPGGITVLKECEERGFHTHPETADGSPVYENCSNIYINPNLRFEIIDLRSASP
- the LOC103715835 gene encoding STAM-binding protein-like A isoform X5, which gives rise to MPEAPVKSSIQEHESDDERSTALADNGEDKKLMSEIIPQHRSFSKYAKKEKLHHKKILHEFSKELEKLKTLFGRNNNETGSQLTRRSKDSKDDSSLTSQKWIENNDEKATYCRSIRTCDSDSFDSNAFMDNINLESGIAVDANSTCTPLHVSFPMARTAVRDHDSTLHAVGQYSPSPAVSWIEDLPLVGQVSHVIFPETTNEHLVPVCGESSTSTGIHNMHISARLMEEFMELAKDNTDKNLETCGILGAFLKDRTFYVTTLIIPKQETTSSSCQALNEEEIHAILDEQSLFPAGWIHTHPSQTCFLSSIDLHTQYSYQQVSHCT
- the LOC103715835 gene encoding AMSH-like ubiquitin thioesterase 2 isoform X3, translated to MSEIIPQHRSFSKYAKKEKLHHKKILHEFSKELEKLKTLFGRNNNETGSQLTRRSKDSKDDSSLTSQKWIENNDEKATYCRSIRTCDSDSFDSNAFMDNINLESGIAVDANSTCTPLHVSFPMARTAVRDHDSTLHAVGQYSPSPAVSWIEDLPLVGQVSHVIFPETTNEHLVPVCGESSTSTGIHNMHISARLMEEFMELAKDNTDKNLETCGILGAFLKDRTFYVTTLIIPKQETTSSSCQALNEEEIHAILDEQSLFPAGWIHTHPSQTCFLSSIDLHTQYSYQVMLPEAVAIVMAPTDPTRTSGIFRLTDPGGITVLKECEERGFHTHPETADGSPVYENCSNIYINPNLRFEIIDLRSASP